In a single window of the Tribolium castaneum strain GA2 chromosome 8, icTriCast1.1, whole genome shotgun sequence genome:
- the LOC135267013 gene encoding uncharacterized protein LOC135267013 produces the protein MAEKHIVKFHFIAKFFGDGNRFLVRGENAFTSGHVTKFRFDGTVQPMRISAEVLPSMKKLNYTVEISYDLEEGVKTAHCTCPRGNVACHHMAAALYYAHYNVSATDIECQWSAPSKTTPQTEVIKLADVYKPKLSNYTALSRSSTEDEIIQFRAEIGVTNVVGFTWLLRPEASEEARKIIADIEEILQSLEYVQAIDKQKFLLEKCRIDEARIKLVEACTRGQHVNENWHVARKHRLTASRFGMVLSACSRRRFPPSLFKNLAEGYSLDRVAAVQWGKTHEKTALREFEEATNLKVQETGFWLEESGFLGASPDGLVEEDGILEIKCPYKYRDTDSLSEALKDKKYFYWRDENEDINLNSNHNYYHQVQGQMHITGRSICYFVVWTPKCTEIFQIEKDPGWSENINILKEFYLDQYISFISQ, from the exons A tggcagaaaagcacattgttaagtttcactttattgcgaaattttttggggacggtaatcgctttttagttcggggagaaaatgcttttaccaGCGGTCACGTCACCAAATTTAGGTTTGATGGCACAGTACAACCGATGAGAATTTCTGCAGAAGTTCTACCGAGCAtgaaaaagctaaattatactgtggag ATTTCATATGACCTAGAAGAAGGGGTTAAGACGGCACATTGTACCTGCCCAAGGGGCAACGTGGCTTGCCATCATATGGCTGCAGCATTATATTATGCTCATTATAATGTAAGTGCTACTGACATTGAGTGTCAGTGGAGTGCCCcatcaaaaacaacaccacAAACAGAAGTCATTAAGTTAGCTGATGTTTACAAGCCGAAATTATCAAACTATACGGCACTGTCTAGGTCCTCTACTGAGGACGAAATTATTCAGTTCCGTGCCGAAATAGGCGTCACGAATGTGGTGGGCTTCACTTGGCTCCTAAGACCAGAAGCAAGTGAAGaagccagaaaaattattgcagataTCGAAGAAATTCTACAAAGCTTAGAATACGTGCAGGCCATAGACAAACAAAAGTTTCTTTTGGAGAAGTGCAGAATAGATGAGGCACGCATTAAACTGGTTGAGGCGTGCACTCGGGGCCAACATGTTAACGAAAATTGGCATGTAGCAAGGAAACATCGTTTAACGGCCAGCAGGTTTGGCATGGTACTATCTGCTTGCAGTAGACGAAGATTCCCAccctctttatttaaaaatttggcggaAGGCTATTCGCTTGACAGGGTTGCTGCTGTGCAGTGGGGTAAGACCCACGAGAAGACAGCGCTCAGAGAATTTGAAGAAGCGACGAATCTTAAAGTCCAAGAGACGGGATTTTG gttggAAGAATCAGGCTTTTTGGGAGCAAGTCCTGATGGATTAGTGGAAGAAGATGGGATTCTCGAAATTAAATGCCCATATAAATATAGGGACACTGACAGTTTGTCTGAAGCCCtgaaggataaaaaatatttttattggagggatgaaaatgaggacattaatcttaacagcaatcacaattattaccaCCAAGTACAGGGGCAAATGCACATCACTGGTCGAAGTATCTGCTACTTTGTCGTGTGGACACCAAAGTGCACAGagatatttcaaattgaaaaagatccGGGGTGGTCagaaaatatcaatattttaaaagaattttatcttgaccaatatatttcctttatttcacaataa
- the LOC135267012 gene encoding uncharacterized protein LOC135267012: MWPFKTEGKMVCHTNDIGFLLNDEFMGCNRRNPNKRVVFCPPPPSRGMNSRYTRVEGSGTYMVESSTGCEFCASFVSVFCYRVFSDRSPYLRVLEFLKFCFSKTLSHFCGTSLVGFYITTMGMCWAPDCKHYSTRDKCHFFSFPKSGKERALWKKLLRRDVEPGPGAYVCSCHFRDGRKENGPELFLHNIAKRAYFQVESPEKKKMKKQGLPSCSSSAESLSVDIPEETVPSTMNLEEVPSTSTAVVAAPADIIQDAPLESMGVQAPLVSHAALEAEMYFLKKENAELKAKIQYLTVRFCYENVQGNDKLIVLYTGLPNSQIFEALFHLIEKLDIKYYHKWTVQKLTRIDQLFLTLVKLRLNFPQLDLAQRFGVAQSTVSNIILTFVHVIYEILYKQFMTTMPSREKNKSCLPTCFSNFTNCRAVLDCTEIFTVVSRLIGVAPNGVITFVSDLYVGSTSDQKVVLNCGIIDMLKTGDMILADKGFLIQNILPPGVTLNIPPFLSNVQFTPEQVKCTENIARARIHVERAIRRLKCYHILNFLPESLCHYGDIVFKATAALTNLQFPLIKEVAELFQDCDD; this comes from the exons atgtggcCTTTTAAAACTGAGGGAAAAATGGTTTGCCACACTAATGACATTGGATTTCTTCTGAATGACGAATTCATGGGGTGCAACCGGCGCAACCCCAATAAACGGGTTGTTTTCTGTCCCCCTCCCCCATCACGAGGGATGAATAGCAGGTATACGAGGGTAGAGGGTTCAGGCACATACATGGTTGAAAGTAGTACGGGTTGTGAGTTCTGTGCTTCTTTCGTGAGTGTCTTTTGTTATCGTGTTTTTTCCGATCGTTCTCCATATCTTCGtgttcttgaatttttaaaattctgtttttccaAGACATTATCTCATTTTTGTGGTACATCATTAG TAGGTTTTTACATCACAACTATGGGAATGTGTTGGGCTCCAGATTGCAAACACTATAGTACTCGCgataaatgccatttttttagttttcctaaGTCGGGAAAAGAACGAGCactatggaaaaaattgttgag aaGAGATGTAGAACCCGGACCAGGAGCCTACGTTTGCAGCTGCCATTTTCGGGATGGAAGAAAGGAAAATGgtcctgaattatttttgcacaatatcgcaaaaagagcctattttcaagtggaatctccagaaaaaaaaaagatgaaaaaacaagGACTCCCTTCTTGTTCTAGTTCCGCTGAATcattaag TGTTGATATACCGGAAGAAACAGTACCATCGACAATGAATTTAGAGGAAGTGCCATCGACGTCTACAGCCGTAGTTGCAGCACCAGCAGATATAATTCAAGATGCTCCGTTAGAATCTATGGGTGTGCAAGCACCCTTGGTGTCACATGCGGCTCTTGAAGCAGAAatgtattttctcaaaaaggaaaatgctgaacttaaagcaaaaatacaatatctgACAGTACGATTTTGCTATGAAAATGTTCAAGGAAATGACAAACTCATTGTTTTATATACCGGTCTTCCCAATAGCCAGATTTTCGAAGCATTGTTTCACTTAATCGAAAAGTTGgacataaaatattaccacAAATGGACAGTCCAAAAGTTAACTAGAATTGACCAACTCTTTTTAACCCTAGTAAAATTACGACTCAATTTCCCTCAACTTGATTTGGCGCAACGCTTTGGGGTTGCCCAAAGCACAGtttctaatattattttaacatttgtccatgtaatatatgaaattttatataaacagtTTATGACGACAATGCCTTCgcgcgaaaaaaataaatcttgcttgccaacatgttttagcaattttactaattgtagAGCAGTTCTAGATTGTACCGAAATTTTCACTGTGGTATCAC GGCTAATTGGAGTTGCACCCAATGGTGTCATCACATTTGTAAGTGATTTATACGTGGGATCAACTTCTGatcaaaaagttgttttaaattgtggaaTAATCGACATGTTAAAAACTGGAGATATGATTTTAGCCGATAAGGGATTTTTGATCCAAAATATTCTGCCACCAGGGGTCACTTTGAATATTCCaccttttttatcaaatgtccAATTTACACCAGAGCAAGTTAAGTGTACCGAAAATATTGCACGTGCAAGAATACACGTCGAAAGGGCAATACGccgattaaaatgttatcatattttaaattttttgccagagTCTTTGTGCCACTATGgagatattgtttttaaagcgACTGCCGCTTTAACAAACCTccaatttccattaattaaagaggtagcagaattgtttcaggattgtgatgattaa
- the LOC135267016 gene encoding zinc finger and BTB domain-containing protein 8A.2 — protein sequence MYSLYRAWLSLGPCPIPALPPAPLNLTAPAQGAPDVALQVGPQMTHFAAHRAVLETHSGFFKAALLNHADAAPIAVPNVNVDEFSSLLTFMYTGYLDLNLSNIYNILLATHILHMPRALEICRSFLLQSQPTLPRPAIIKPIPSRKTAPPTQQIHAPTYGHLEKSEATPFKTVVTQSRASTSKTEDAPTEKPKSEKPKKRRSETSASGSEKVIIDIACCDGPVRFHRVINKNYGQQTQSENVYDQVDEVNRNAAMNKAMTENIRDRELSDENQAGSEMFTCLYCNHTFKSQYCYQKHARRHLNPVSLDGKNVATVPKENKREVKLLDMNVQYYPCKTCGSKFPSYYFVHKHRKMCHADKMADNNNKNNEMVPENSDSSSAIDVEAVNNDV from the exons ATGTACTCGCTGTACAGGGCCTGGCTGTCTTTGGGCCCGTGCCCCATTCCGGCCCTGCCTCCGGCGCCCCTCAACCTCACGGCCCCCGCACAGGGCGCCCCCGACGTCGCCCTCCAAGTCGGGCCCCAAATGACGCACTTTGCCGCGCACAGGGCCGTCCTCGAGACACACAGCGGATTTTTCAAAGCGGCTTTACTCAACCACGCag ACGCCGCCCCCATTGCCGTCCCCAACGTCAACGTGGACGAATTTTCGTCCCTTCTCACGTTCATGTACACCGGCTACTTGGATCTCAACCTCAGCAATATATACAATATTCTACTCGCCACTCACATCCTGCACATGCCACGTGCCCTTGAGATTTGTCGTTCTTTCCTCCTCCAAAGCCAGCCCACTTTGCCACGCCCCGCAATAATTAAACCAATCCCGAGTCGTAAAACGGCACCCCCCACCCAACAAATCCACGCCCCCACCTATGGTCACTTGGAGAAATCTGAGGCTACGCCTTTTAAAACCGTCGTTACGCAAAGTCGAGCATCGACGTCGAAGACCGAAGACGCGCCGACCGAAAAACCGAAAAGcgaaaaaccgaaaaaacgCCGCAGCGAAACAAGTGCCAGTGGAAGCGAGAAGGTTATTATCGACATCGCTTGCTGCGATGGACCTGTGAGGTTTCACCGtgtgattaataaaaattacggaCAGCAAACGCAAAGTGAAAATGTTTACGATCAAGTGGACGAAGTTAATCGAAATGCTGCAATGAATAAGGCGATGACGGAGAATATCAGAGATCGCGAATTGTCGGATGAGAATCAAGCAGGCAGCGAGATGTTCACTTGTTTGTACTGTAACCACACGTTCAAGTCGCAGTATTGTTACCAGAAGCATGCCCGAAGGCACTTGAATCCCGTTAGCCTTGACGGGAAAAATGTGGCAACGGTGCCCAAAGAAAACAAGCGAGAGGTGAAGTTACTAGATATGAACGTACAGTATTATCCTTGTAAGACGTGCGGCTCGAAATTCCCTAGTTACTATTTTGTTCACAAGCACCGCAAAATGTGTCACGCCGACAAAATGGCCgataataacaacaaaaacaacgaAATGGTGCCCGAAAACAGTGACAGCAGCAGCGCCATCGACGTGGAAGCTGTCAATAATGACGTTTAA
- the LOC660945 gene encoding uncharacterized protein LOC660945: MAEGTYEYECMRAELLGIEKPDYDEFLKRKQAEVEAEEQEIENLKSAESEAEQVTHIAGGLEELSGILQVTQRKLTRFKASCGSLTNLLKIKIGASSEANDVVPPLEAHSVETGERSELDKLDSLIQKAEDAQYSMAHQNKQMKRFLN; encoded by the exons ATGGCCGAAGGCACCTACGAATACGAATGCATGAGAGCCGAGTTACTCGGCATCGAGAAGCCCGATTATGACGAGTTCCTCAAAAGGAAGCAAGCTGAAGTCGAAGCCGAAGAACAAGAAATCGAAAACTTGAAG AGCGCTGAAAGCGAAGCGGAACAAGTGACACATATCGCAGGCGGCTTGGAGGAACTCTCCGGTATCCTCCAAGTGACTCAACGCAAACTCACACGATTTAAA GCGTCTTGTGGTTCGCTCacgaatttgttaaaaatcaaaattggcGCGTCGTCGGAAGCTAATGATGTAGTGCCACCTCTGGAGGCACACTCTGTGGAAACGGGCGAAAGGAGCGAATTGGATAAGCTTGATTCGCTGATCCAGAAGGCTGAGGATGCTCAATACAGTATGGCGcatcaaaataaacaaatgaaGCGGTTTTTGAATTAG
- the Smr gene encoding nuclear receptor corepressor 1, with amino-acid sequence MEIHSVRIEHGPVQTPTMSYSQRQPQNHRPNHSQATTDIYKPSRSPLSTTARYPYPASPQLPQSQPPTISQVQVSQRYPPGTAIYTGGYRDYRPQRISLLHPEYASGRSRESLPGGAGVVHLDSVSQGQQPIKKIRLQEHKDNIQPLRIDTREQPGTYNPQVEAISPTLPDHLQQEEQTFRTTKDELIQQIGKVDREIAKAESQITILKKKEKELEEIANKPSVKSEVEEDAQPKHQSLPQKIYAENRKKAQSAHAKLDSLGPKVEWPLYNQPSDTAVYHENKRKHMAFKKRLLEYFKRRHAEKDARNAYLTETYSKLMQEWLRKVDKIEGSTKRKAKEAKNREFFEKVFPELRKQREDKERFNRVGARVKSEADMEEIMDNLQEQAMEDKKMRSYAVIPPILLDSKERKITYQNDNGFIEDMEMVYKSRQFLNIWTPSEKEVFKEKYLQHPKNFGVIASFIERKSVADCVQYYYLSKKTENYKQLLRKSRQRTRSSRNNTQKVNSSANTSVVDILTTGVTTRLQREQQQQRTVVQQNREPVSEAPPTSTAPTSVPSSTTAATTTSTTTTASSTPPSTSPSATSTTTVTVTTSATATPTAAASSTTSTTTTTTVVSTATPVMSTAASVVTAAAPPTSPKPADNATADNNAAAAKTTYNEFNSTTTTTTFDDYRSQKFFGDDAKGDGSATAADAAHDGVVVTVKKENEPSVQEVASGDQTTSATPTAIAETKKKKERRKDKENANVETSDEENADIPDKTIQGTCIVCQAQLGPHLQSRPLVPSQASQYGLREDQVPGGGRVCNTCRCKCVRSRYTHCPLPSCPNSRGRVKRLRSFPQRLQDLPPDVREPLLAEFHVPSGVTKCCSACFNRIQRRLGPVEEWTEDEINQLKNCLTENGANWQLIGERLNKPANQIRAFYSANRKRLNLESCLGDRKPTLTDEEESGSSTSSCEEPMRDRHSSDTASAAESPPQAPPTNQNPSKKEDYDSSATETADEAQTPDHYQGSATITPVTNDGQIRQNASPLSVKDLVLNVIEFQLMKNPGGQVQNPPTSGMAPTISSILNNDSSEVTIVSEYNLNTRPPRSDISLAKLVTPLIGATITPVPATPHQPPPEPRNDLVVLSVQDREPETLDLSIKKPREPPPPAHSKHPPMHREYLPHHAFPIRTQPKLPSPKPANPKSGSITLGTPIINQPRYEGLLRQMAPETKMGSITQGTPIHMPHLQEKRVYEFFNKRGPPPSGGYQYRQPAAYTVEQQLNSRQIIMNDYITSQQMLGRREKPYYARTPPPSNQNQQRQGVIQRHTRPYLPPGHEALSSLVDVAVQQPSLPVPTAPHEGLGKTMADNIMEQPHRFQIIQQQMRQQQRMEEQRRIVYQNSRHQSRNTETSLTAASLIDAIITHQINQTSEGGREVINNPREQRPGDLLFQSFHRDPPPNNPPNDNERPPSVISIDLESDTVNKNLTVKELTDSVISHDFSTRGPNYHYMRIQKDDKRSATPQQDERQIIRIAQPQKYHVEPVSPPDNHWGRYQQQQPQNQHISALDYVKNRIVEVMRTEDDKKEDSQEKERSDSPGEMVIDEEGQQFGHCYTANDSSRNNEPKPLLSAQYDPLSDED; translated from the exons aCCGAACCACAGTCAAGCCACGACGGACATTTACAAGCCTTCGCGTTCGCCATTGTCGACAACAGCCCGCTACCCGTACCCCGCATCCCCCCAACTCCCCCAATCGCAGCCCCCGACCATCAGTCAGGTGCAAGTGTCTCAGCGGTACCCCCCGGGGACGGCGATCTACACGGGCGGTTATCGCGACTACCGCCCCCAACGCATCTCCCTCCTCCATCCCGAATATGCGAGCGGACGGTCCCGGGAGAGCCTCCCTGGAGGCGCCGGCGTCGTCCATCTCGACAGCGTCTCCCAGGGACAACAGCCCATCAAGAAAATACGCCTGCAGGAGCACAAGGATAACATACAACCTTTGAGGATCGATACGAGG gAGCAGCCGGGCACCTACAACCCCCAAGTGGAGGCCATCTCCCCCACCCTCCCCGACCACCTCCAGCAGGAGGAGCAGACGTTTCGCACGACCAAAGACGAACTGATCCAGCAGATCGGGAAGGTCGATCGTGAGATTGCGAAAGCCGAAAGTCAGATAACTATCTTGAAGAAGAAGGAAAAAGAGTTGGAAGAAATTGCAAATAAGCCGTCCGTTAAATCCGAAGTTGAAGAAGATGCACAACCGAAGCATCAAAGTCTTCCGCAGAAGATCTATGCGGAGAATCGGAAGAAGGCACAAAGTGCGCATGCCAAGTTGGATTCGTTGGGACCGAAAGTCGAATGGCCGCTCTACAATCAACCGAGTGATACAGCTGTGTATCACGAAAACAAGCGGAAACATATGGCTTTCAAAAAGCGACTTTTGGAGTATTTCAAGCGAAGACATGCCGAAAAAGACGCAAGAAATGCCTATTTGACCGAAACGTACAGTAAGCTGATGCAAGAATGGCTGAGGAAAGTCGACAAGATTGAAGGCAGTACGAAACGAAAGGCCAAGGAGGCGAAAAATCGCGAGTTTTTCGAGAAGGTTTTTCCCGAATTGCGAAAGCAACGGGAGGATAAGGAAAG ATTTAATCGTGTCGGCGCTCGCGTGAAGAGCGAAGCCGACATGGAGGAGATAATGGACAACCTCCAAGAGCAAGCAATGGAGGACAAGAAGATGCGTAGTTACGCCGTGATCCCGCCCATTCTTCTCGATTCGAAAGAACGCAAAATCACGTATCAGAACGATAACGGCTTTATCGAGGACATGGAAATGGTGTATAAGAGTCGGCAATTTCTCAATATATGGACACCCAGTGAAAAAGAAGTTTTCAAAGAGAAATACCTCCAACATCCGAAAAATTTCGGTGTGATCGCTTCGTTCATTGAACGAAAATCGGTCGCGGACTGTGTTCAATATTATTATCTTAGCAAAAAGACCGAAAACTATAAACAACTTTTAAGGAAGTCGAGACAGAGGACGCGCTCGTCGAGGAACAACACGCAGAAGGTCAACAGTAGTGCGAATACCTCGGTTGTGGATATTTTAACGACAG GGGTGACGACCCGCCTCCAGCGCGAGCAGCAACAACAGCGCACGGTGGTGCAACAGAACCGCGAGCCGGTTTCGGAGGCGCCCCCCACGTCCACCGCCCCCACGTCCGTCCCGTCATCTACAACAGCCGCCACCACCACCTCCACCACAACGACGGCCAGTTCGACGCCGCCGTCGACAAGTCCTTCAGCTACGTCTACAACAACAGTTACTGTTACGACATCGGCGACGGCCACCCCCACCGCCGCCGCCTCCTCGACAACGTCGACGACGACTACGACAACGGTGGTCTCCACCGCGACGCCGGTCATGTCGACGGCGGCGTCAGTGGTGACGGCTGCAGCGCCGCCAACGTCGCCCAAACCGGCCGATAACGCCACCGCCGATAACAACGCCGCCGCCGCCAAAACCACCTACAATGAATTCAATtcgacgacgacgacgacaACGTTTGACGATTATCGAAGTCAAAAGTTTTTTGGGGACGACGCCAAGGGGGACGGTAGCGCGACGGCCGCCGACGCGGCCCACGATGGCGTCGTCGTCACGGTAAAGAAAGAGAATGAGCCGTCGGTACAGGAAGTCGCcag TGGCGACCAAACGACCTCTGCGACTCCAACGGCGATCGCCGAAACCAAAAAGAAGAAAGAGAGAAGAAAAGACAAAGAGAACGCCAATGTGGAGACTAGTGACGAGGAAAACGCCGATATACCGG atAAAACCATCCAAGGCACGTGTATCGTGTGTCAAGCACAGCTGGGCCCTCATCTGCAGTCGCGCCCTCTGGTGCCAAGTCAGGCGTCACAGTACGGCTTGAGGGAGGATCAAGTACCAGGCGGGGGTCGAGTGTGTAACACTTGTCGGTGTAAATGTGTGAGGTCGAGGTACACACACTGCCCCCTTCCCTCATGCCCCAACTCACGTGGGCGGGTCAAACGACTCCGGTCTTTCCCCCAAAGATTGCAAGATTTACCACCGGATGTGCGGGAGCCCCTCCTTGCGGAATTCCACGTCCCGAGTGGCGTTACAAAGTGTTGCTCCGCCTGTTTTAACCGAATTCAACGTCGGTTAGGACCGGTTGAAGAATGGACCGAAGACGAAATCAACCAATTAAAGAATTGTCTAACCGAAAACGGTGCTAACTGGCAGCTGATTGGCGAACGTTTGAACAAACCGGCCAATCAAATCCGGGCGTTCTATTCCGCCAATCGCAAACGTCTGAATTTGGAGAGTTGTCTAGGTGACCGCAAACCAACCTTAACCGATGAGGAAGAAAGTGGCTCGAGTACGTCAAGCTGTGAGGAACCAATGAGAGACCGACATTCCAGTGATACGGCAAGTGCGGCTGAAAGCCCGCCCCAAGCCCCGCCCACCAATCAGAACCCGTCGAAAAAGGAGGATTACGATTCGTCGGCGACCGAAACAGCCGACGAAGCCCAAACCCCCGATCACTATCAAGGCTCCGCCACCATAACCCCAGTCACCAATGACGGACAAATCCGACAGAACGCCTCCCCATTAAGTGTCAAAGACTTGGTCCTCAACGTCATCGAATTCCAACTAATGAAGAATCCCGGAGGCCAAGTCCAGAACCCCCCAACTAGTGGAATGGCCCCCACCATATCCTCAATCCTCAATAACGACTCCTCCGAAGTCACAATCGTGAGTGAGTACAACCTCAATACACGCCCACCACGATCCGACATTTCATTGGCTAAACTCGTAACGCCCCTAATCGGAGCGACAATAACCCCAGTCCCGGCCACGCCCCACCAACCCCCACCCGAACCCCGAAACGACCTCGTCGTCCTCTCCGTACAAGACCGCGAACCGGAAACGCTAGACCTCAGCATTAAAAAACCAAGAGAACCGCCTCCTCCCGCCCACTCAAAACACCCACCAATGCACCGCGAGTATCTCCCACACCACGCCTTCCCAATCCGCACCCAACCCAAACTCCCCTCCCCTAAACCAGCCAATCCCAAATCGGGCTCCATAACTTTAGGCACGCCCATTATAAACCAACCACGCTACGAGGGCTTGCTCCGGCAAATGGCCCCCGAGACCAAAATGGGCTCGATCACGCAAGGCACGCCCATCCACATGCCCCACCTCCAGGAAAAACGCGTCTatgagttttttaataaaaggggGCCCCCACCTTCAGGGGGCTATCAATACCGACAACCGGCGGCCTACACCGTCGAACAACAATTAAACTCGCGCCAAATCATAATGAACGATTATATAACATCGCAACAGATGTTGGGGCGGCGCGAGAAACCTTACTACGCGCGGACTCCACCCCCTAGCAACCAGAACCAACAAAGACAAGGGGTGATTCAAAGACACACCCGCCCGTATCTGCCCCCAGGCCATGAGGCACTTTCGAGTCTCGTGGACGTGGCCGTACAACAGCCCAGTCTGCCCGTCCCGACAGCCCCCCACGAGGGGCTCGGCAAAACAATGGCCGACAACATAATGGAACAACCCCATCGCTTCCAAATCATCCAACAACAGATGCGCCAACAACAGCGAATGGAGGAACAAAGACGTATTGTTTATCAAAACTCGCGCCACCAATCGCGCAACACTGAAACCTCCCTGACAGCGGCCAGCTTGATCGACGCCATCATCACGCATCAGATCAACCAGACGAGTGAAGGCGGCCGTGAAGTGATAAACAACCCGCGTGAACAACGTCCGGGAGACCTACTCTTCCAGAGTTTCCATCGGGACCCCCCGCCCAACAACCCGCCGAATGACAACGAGCGGCCGCCGAGTGTCATCAGTATTGATCTCGAATCGGATACTGTCAATAAGAATTTGACGGTGAAAGAATTGACAGATTCGGTGATAAGTCACGATTTTAGCACGCGCGGTCCGAATTATCACTATATGCGGATTCAGAAGGATGATAAGCGCTCGGCTACGCCTCAGCAGGACGAACGCCAGATTATACGTATTGCGCAGCCGCAGAAGTATCACGTGGAGCCGGTGTCGCCGCCTGACAACCACTGGGGGCGCTACCAGCAGCAGCAGCCGCAGAATCAGCACATCTCGGCGCTGGATTACGTGAAGAACCGAATTGTGGAGGTTATGCGGACGGAGGACGACAAGAAGGAGGACAGTCAGGAGAAGGAGAGGAGCGACAGTCCTGGCGAAATGGTGATAGACGAGGAGGGGCAACAATTCGGGCATTGTTACACTGCCAATGACAGTTCGAGGAATAACGAGCCGAAGCCGTTGCTTTCTGCGCAGTACGATCCGTTATCGGACGAGGATTAG